One segment of Streptomyces sp. NBC_00576 DNA contains the following:
- a CDS encoding RNA-guided endonuclease InsQ/TnpB family protein, translating into MKLVVQVKLLPTPVQASALEATLRACNRAATHASTVASAKGLKDRNSLQKEVYAELKSTFGLSAQPAVRAVKKVVDAYTTLKANLQAGNLGLPTSRRYRRAVSSPIVFRPEAAQPFDDRCLSWQYDARTVSIWTVDGRMKGIRYTGSPDQLKTLAAHRKGESDLVCRGGKWFLIATCEIPDPQVYEPADWVGVDRGIVNLATTSDGINHQGRRLSRYRRWQARKRTELQKKNTRSARRLLTRRACKEQRHATHVNHRISKEIVSVAQRTGRGIAVEELGGIRERVRLRRDQRGTLSSWPFRQLGQHLAYKARKAGVPFLEVDAAYTSQRCPRCGHTERANRPDRDHFSCRRCGLAGPADHVAGVNVRDRARSAWAFVTMPVPPPVQPEREMRPVTVLP; encoded by the coding sequence GTGAAGCTGGTGGTGCAGGTGAAGCTGCTGCCGACGCCCGTGCAGGCGTCGGCGCTGGAGGCGACTCTGCGTGCCTGTAATCGGGCGGCCACGCACGCCTCCACCGTTGCCTCCGCCAAGGGCCTGAAGGACCGCAACAGCCTACAGAAGGAGGTGTACGCGGAGCTGAAGTCGACCTTCGGGCTATCCGCGCAGCCAGCGGTGCGGGCGGTGAAGAAGGTTGTCGACGCCTACACAACCCTGAAGGCCAACCTGCAGGCCGGGAATCTGGGCCTGCCCACCTCCCGGCGTTACCGCAGGGCGGTCAGCTCGCCTATTGTCTTCCGTCCAGAGGCAGCCCAGCCGTTCGATGACCGCTGTCTGTCATGGCAGTACGACGCACGCACTGTCTCTATCTGGACCGTGGACGGGCGTATGAAGGGGATCCGCTACACCGGCTCGCCCGACCAGCTCAAGACCCTCGCGGCGCACCGCAAGGGCGAGAGCGACCTGGTGTGCCGAGGCGGCAAGTGGTTCCTGATCGCCACCTGCGAGATCCCAGATCCGCAAGTGTATGAGCCAGCGGACTGGGTGGGGGTGGACCGGGGCATCGTCAACCTCGCCACCACTAGCGACGGAATCAACCATCAGGGCCGCCGCCTCTCACGGTATCGCCGCTGGCAAGCTCGCAAACGCACCGAACTACAGAAAAAGAACACTCGCTCGGCCCGGCGGCTCCTGACCCGCCGTGCATGCAAGGAGCAGCGTCATGCTACGCATGTGAACCATCGGATTTCCAAGGAGATCGTGTCTGTCGCGCAACGCACCGGTCGAGGGATCGCCGTCGAGGAACTCGGCGGGATCCGCGAGCGGGTACGGCTACGCCGCGACCAGCGGGGCACTCTCTCCTCCTGGCCCTTCCGTCAGCTCGGGCAGCACCTCGCCTACAAGGCCCGTAAGGCCGGGGTGCCGTTTCTTGAGGTGGACGCCGCCTACACCTCACAACGCTGTCCGCGCTGCGGGCACACCGAGCGGGCCAACCGGCCCGACCGGGACCATTTCTCCTGTCGTCGGTGTGGCCTCGCTGGGCCCGCCGACCACGTCGCCGGGGTCAACGTGCGCGACCGCGCACGCTCGGCGTGGGCATTCGTCACCATGCCCGTCCCGCCACCGGTTCAGCCGGAGCGGGAGATGCGACCCGTGACCGTCCTGCCGTAG
- a CDS encoding ABC transporter ATP-binding protein: MSTTRATAKDPAAHAGRSAVRTLLRLWPYVRPVRARLFAAAVVAVLASCMGLVIPLVLKWMVDGPIADHDSRGVWFGALWLLLLGVGEALLFGLRRWLVARPLAGVEAAMRAGLYRRLQRLPVAFHDRWPSGQLLSRATSDLQLLRMFLAFPLTFLFVNAVTILVGVIIMLVQDWSLGLVILGPAIPVLIVCIVFERRYHLVARRAQDQVGDLTTVVEESVLGIRIIKGFGRHRSQARAFRELSRTLRGTELHKARLLSAIWAVIVTLPELAIGAALVLGTVQVADGDLSAGTLVAFLSTALALRWPVDSIGFLLAMSQDAATATERYFEVMDEDPEGEGKVVPEEVVPGAGPPAAVADSSGAERGLRFHDVSFRYPDAPADSPPVLDRVDLRIRPGESMALVGTTGSGKTTLTALVPRLHEVTSGRITLDGQDIAALPREELRALVAVAFEEPTLFSASVGDNVLMGAGDEAGEAELRHALSVAQADFVHSLPQGTDTQVGEQGLSLSGGQRQRLALARAVVGKPRFLVLDDPLSALDVHTEAAVEAALRRVLADTTALIVAHRPSTVLLADRVALLSGGRIAAVGTHHELLRTNAEYAWLMAGADEETDRRDTPHGTDSTDSFEEAAR, translated from the coding sequence ATGTCCACGACACGTGCAACCGCAAAGGACCCCGCGGCCCACGCCGGCCGTTCCGCCGTACGCACTCTGCTGCGACTGTGGCCCTATGTGCGGCCGGTGCGCGCGCGGCTGTTCGCCGCCGCCGTCGTCGCCGTCCTCGCGTCGTGCATGGGGCTGGTGATTCCGCTCGTCCTGAAGTGGATGGTGGACGGGCCGATCGCCGACCATGACTCCCGCGGTGTGTGGTTCGGGGCGCTGTGGCTGCTGCTGCTCGGGGTCGGCGAGGCGCTGCTGTTCGGGCTGCGGCGGTGGCTGGTGGCCCGGCCGCTGGCCGGGGTCGAGGCGGCGATGCGGGCGGGGCTGTACCGGCGGCTCCAGCGGCTGCCGGTCGCCTTCCACGACCGGTGGCCGTCCGGGCAGTTGCTGTCCCGGGCGACGTCGGACCTGCAGCTGCTGCGGATGTTCCTCGCCTTCCCGCTGACGTTCCTGTTCGTCAACGCGGTGACGATCCTGGTCGGCGTGATCATCATGCTGGTCCAGGACTGGTCGCTCGGGCTGGTGATCCTGGGGCCCGCCATCCCCGTACTGATCGTGTGCATCGTCTTCGAGCGGCGCTACCACCTCGTGGCCCGGCGCGCACAGGACCAGGTGGGCGACCTGACGACGGTCGTCGAGGAGAGTGTCCTCGGCATCCGGATCATCAAGGGGTTCGGACGGCACCGCAGTCAGGCGCGGGCGTTCCGTGAGCTGTCGCGGACACTGCGCGGGACCGAACTGCACAAGGCCCGGCTGCTGTCGGCGATCTGGGCGGTGATCGTCACGCTGCCGGAGCTGGCGATCGGGGCGGCGCTCGTGCTGGGGACCGTGCAGGTCGCCGACGGCGATCTGTCGGCCGGCACGCTGGTCGCCTTCCTGTCCACGGCCCTCGCCCTGCGCTGGCCCGTCGACTCCATCGGCTTCCTGCTCGCGATGAGCCAGGACGCGGCCACCGCCACGGAACGGTACTTCGAGGTGATGGACGAGGATCCCGAGGGTGAGGGGAAGGTCGTTCCGGAAGAGGTGGTTCCGGGGGCCGGACCCCCTGCCGCTGTCGCCGATTCCTCGGGCGCCGAGCGTGGACTCCGCTTCCACGACGTCTCCTTCCGGTATCCCGACGCCCCCGCCGACTCCCCGCCCGTCCTCGACCGCGTCGACCTCCGCATCCGTCCCGGCGAGTCCATGGCCCTCGTCGGCACGACCGGCAGCGGCAAGACCACGCTCACCGCGCTCGTCCCCCGACTGCACGAGGTGACCTCGGGGCGCATCACCCTCGACGGGCAGGACATCGCCGCCCTGCCCAGGGAAGAGCTGCGTGCCCTGGTCGCCGTCGCCTTCGAGGAACCCACGCTCTTCTCGGCGAGCGTCGGCGACAACGTCCTCATGGGTGCCGGGGACGAGGCGGGCGAGGCCGAGTTGCGTCACGCGCTCTCCGTGGCGCAGGCCGATTTCGTGCACTCGCTTCCGCAGGGGACGGACACCCAGGTCGGTGAGCAGGGCCTCAGTCTGTCCGGGGGCCAGCGGCAGCGGCTGGCGCTGGCCCGGGCGGTCGTGGGCAAGCCCCGGTTCCTCGTCCTCGACGACCCGCTGTCCGCGCTGGACGTGCACACGGAGGCCGCCGTCGAGGCCGCGCTGCGCCGGGTCCTCGCCGACACCACGGCCCTGATCGTGGCGCACCGCCCGTCCACGGTCCTGCTCGCCGACCGCGTCGCCCTGCTCTCCGGCGGCCGTATCGCCGCCGTGGGCACGCATCACGAACTCCTGCGGACGAACGCCGAGTACGCCTGGCTGATGGCCGGCGCGGACGAGGAGACCGACCGCAGAGACACCCCCCACGGCACCGACAGCACCGACAGCTTCGAGGAGGCCGCCCGATGA
- a CDS encoding ABC transporter permease: protein MNTSIADTAVLRTEIRLLRREPGALFWILLFPTLLLVILGSIPSFSDPEADLGGLRTIDVYVPVAVLLGPIVGGLQSMPQTLTGYRERGILRRMATTPVRPAALLSAQMLVYGGAALTSSLLALAVGRFAFDVRLPRQPFGYALALVLTVLVALALGAVISALSRTTKVAGAIGSAVFFPSMFCAGLWAPVQTMPDVLARIVGCTPFGAAAEALNRAAAGNWPGWDHLGVLVAWTVLLTAGAARWFRWE, encoded by the coding sequence ATGAACACATCCATCGCCGACACCGCCGTACTGAGGACCGAGATCCGGCTGCTGCGCCGCGAACCCGGCGCTCTCTTCTGGATCCTGCTGTTCCCGACGCTCCTCCTGGTGATCCTCGGCTCGATCCCCTCCTTCAGTGACCCCGAAGCCGACCTGGGCGGCCTGCGGACGATCGACGTGTACGTACCGGTGGCCGTGCTGCTCGGTCCGATCGTCGGCGGGCTCCAGTCCATGCCGCAGACCCTCACCGGCTACCGCGAGCGCGGCATCCTGCGCCGGATGGCCACCACCCCGGTCCGCCCCGCCGCCCTGCTCTCCGCACAGATGCTGGTGTACGGCGGGGCGGCCCTGACCTCGTCGCTGCTCGCCCTCGCGGTGGGCCGGTTCGCCTTCGACGTACGACTGCCTCGGCAGCCCTTCGGCTACGCCCTGGCCCTCGTCCTGACCGTCCTGGTCGCCCTCGCGCTGGGCGCGGTGATCTCCGCGCTGTCCCGGACGACGAAGGTCGCGGGTGCGATCGGGTCGGCAGTGTTCTTCCCGTCGATGTTCTGCGCGGGCCTGTGGGCGCCGGTGCAGACCATGCCGGACGTGCTGGCCAGGATCGTCGGCTGCACCCCGTTCGGCGCGGCGGCCGAGGCACTGAACCGGGCGGCGGCGGGGAACTGGCCCGGCTGGGACCACCTGGGCGTGCTGGTGGCCTGGACGGTACTGCTGACGGCCGGCGCAGCGCGCTGGTTCCGGTGGGAGTAG
- a CDS encoding sensor histidine kinase, with protein MTAADTENDRRMEQLHIWGPYGLLGVSVVLAAVSAELIDGPVEWQAAGALVGAALALQAWWHGTRSRRADRGRTPSRAGTAYYIVRWAIAFLLTWINPFFAFYAATGYMDADELIPGMWRRLGLFASAVTVAAAQAGGLLFESGVQWAAFAALLVVNFGLQALVAHATEQEEQRSRDRAVTITELERTNTALQQALDENAALHAQLLHQAREAGVADERRRLAAEIHDTIAQGLTGIIAQLQVVTNTPDRTQAREHIDRAMKLARHSLGEARRSVQNLAPVALENDGLPEALKKTVADWAERTDARAEFTVTGPAEHLHAELSATLLRIAQEALSNASRHARASRVGVTLTFLGDEVILDIRDDGEGFDPLAVRERTRSGGFGLDGMRARAERIAGALTVESEPGQGTAVSARVPLVRHDN; from the coding sequence ATGACCGCGGCGGACACAGAGAACGACCGGCGCATGGAGCAACTCCACATCTGGGGGCCGTACGGGCTGCTCGGTGTCAGCGTCGTCCTCGCGGCCGTCTCCGCCGAACTGATCGACGGCCCCGTCGAGTGGCAGGCCGCCGGGGCCCTGGTCGGCGCCGCGCTCGCGCTCCAGGCCTGGTGGCACGGCACCCGCTCGCGGCGGGCCGATCGTGGCCGGACCCCTTCCCGGGCGGGGACGGCTTACTACATCGTCCGCTGGGCGATCGCCTTCCTGCTCACCTGGATCAACCCGTTCTTCGCGTTCTACGCCGCCACCGGCTACATGGACGCCGACGAGCTGATTCCGGGCATGTGGCGGCGGCTCGGGCTGTTCGCCAGCGCGGTCACCGTGGCCGCCGCGCAGGCCGGCGGATTGTTGTTCGAGAGCGGGGTCCAGTGGGCCGCGTTCGCCGCGCTGCTGGTCGTCAACTTCGGTCTGCAGGCGCTGGTCGCCCACGCCACCGAGCAGGAGGAGCAGCGCTCCCGCGACCGGGCCGTCACCATCACCGAACTCGAACGCACCAACACGGCGTTGCAGCAGGCCCTCGACGAGAACGCCGCCCTGCACGCCCAACTCCTGCACCAGGCAAGGGAAGCGGGCGTCGCGGACGAACGGCGCCGGCTGGCCGCCGAGATCCACGACACCATCGCCCAGGGCCTGACCGGGATCATCGCCCAGCTCCAGGTGGTGACGAACACCCCCGACCGGACCCAGGCGCGCGAACACATCGACCGCGCCATGAAACTGGCCCGCCACAGCCTGGGCGAGGCCCGCCGTTCCGTACAGAACCTGGCCCCCGTGGCCCTGGAGAACGACGGACTGCCGGAAGCCCTGAAGAAGACGGTCGCGGACTGGGCCGAACGAACGGACGCCCGCGCCGAGTTCACGGTCACCGGCCCGGCGGAACACCTGCACGCCGAACTCTCGGCGACCCTCCTGCGCATCGCCCAGGAAGCCCTGTCGAACGCCTCCCGCCACGCCCGAGCGTCAAGGGTCGGCGTCACCCTGACCTTCCTCGGCGACGAGGTGATCCTCGACATCCGCGACGACGGCGAGGGCTTCGACCCGCTCGCGGTCCGCGAACGCACCCGCTCCGGCGGCTTCGGCCTCGACGGCATGCGCGCCCGCGCGGAACGCATCGCGGGCGCGCTCACCGTGGAGTCCGAGCCGGGCCAGGGCACGGCGGTCTCGGCACGCGTACCGTTGGTGCGCCATGACAACTGA
- a CDS encoding ABC transporter ATP-binding protein has translation MSVIEVSELRKSYGGRPVVDGISFAVEEGEIFGILGPNGAGKTTTVECVEGLRVPDGGRVRVAGLDPVTDHEATSRVLGAQLQQSELQAKLTVREALELYAAFYPRPADWRPLAERLGLTDRLDARFGKLSGGQKQRLFIALALIGSPRVVVLDELTTGLDPRARRDTWQLIEDVRASGVTVLLVTHFMEEAQRLCDRIAVIDKGRIAALDTPAGLIRRSAGATVISFTPSAPLAEDTLSTLPALASVDYRDGRVTLSGTDETVNAVITLLARSHVTAHQLRVTDATLDDAFLDLTGQPQEGRAA, from the coding sequence ATGTCCGTCATCGAAGTAAGCGAACTGCGCAAGTCCTACGGCGGCCGGCCCGTCGTGGACGGCATCTCCTTCGCGGTGGAGGAGGGCGAGATCTTCGGCATCCTCGGCCCGAACGGCGCCGGCAAGACGACCACCGTCGAATGCGTGGAGGGCCTGCGCGTTCCCGACGGCGGCCGGGTCCGGGTCGCCGGCCTCGACCCGGTCACCGACCACGAGGCCACCAGCCGGGTCCTGGGCGCCCAGCTCCAGCAGAGCGAACTGCAGGCCAAGCTGACCGTCCGCGAGGCCCTGGAGCTGTACGCCGCCTTCTATCCACGCCCGGCCGACTGGCGCCCGCTGGCCGAGCGCCTCGGCCTGACCGACCGTCTCGACGCCAGGTTCGGCAAGCTCTCCGGTGGCCAGAAACAGCGCCTGTTCATCGCGCTCGCGCTCATCGGCAGCCCCCGGGTCGTCGTCCTCGACGAACTGACGACAGGCCTCGATCCCCGCGCCCGCCGGGACACGTGGCAGCTCATCGAGGACGTACGGGCGAGCGGGGTGACCGTCCTCCTCGTCACCCACTTCATGGAGGAGGCGCAGCGGCTCTGCGACCGGATCGCCGTGATCGACAAAGGACGGATCGCCGCCCTGGACACCCCGGCCGGTCTGATCCGCCGCTCGGCGGGCGCCACGGTGATCAGTTTCACACCGTCCGCGCCCTTGGCCGAGGACACCCTGAGCACGCTTCCGGCGCTCGCGTCGGTCGACTACAGGGACGGCCGCGTCACCCTCTCCGGCACCGACGAGACCGTCAACGCCGTCATCACCCTCCTCGCCCGCAGCCATGTCACCGCCCACCAACTCCGTGTCACCGACGCCACGTTGGACGACGCGTTCCTCGACCTCACGGGACAACCTCAAGAAGGCAGGGCGGCATGA
- a CDS encoding ABC transporter ATP-binding protein, which yields MTAPTTTAPTPDDDQPARPDAEQDAKAALTDPRSPSSSPDDPFDQDDLPTPKGATAALLRSLLAPMRGRVALTAVLLLFQQAAVQAGPLLVAYAIDRAVPAFRDHDNGPLVAVGVGYLLCALASGGLQYWFISAAARVSQDALLDLRGRIFRHAQALSLDFHERYTSGRLISRSTADVESLRELLNDGLQELVTIALSFAYISAVLLWLDLSLGALAIASFVPLYLLVRLYRRRAGRVYALRSTAIAAVIVKFVETMNGIRPVRAFRREAPNDAEFEALNRHHERKNGDAILEMARYVVGSRVVANTAVAALVLWGAHRVADGSLELGVLAAAVLYLRRLYDPIDRLGMFLNSYQSATASLEKISGLLAQAPSVPEPSAPRELPVRESEHPGREVVFDGVRFAYRTGGEVLPRFDLTLPAGQTVAVVGSTGAGKSTLAKLLARFYDPTEGHVLLDGVDLRDLSGRDLRRGVVMVTQEAFLFSGSVADNIAIGRPDAEREEIERAAKAIGAHDFITTLPDGYDTDVRKRGGRISAGQRQLVAFARALLADPAVLILDEATSSLDIPGERAVQRAMSTVLKGRTAVVIAHRLSTVEIADRVLVMEHGRVVEDGAPAELIAGTGRFADLHRAWRDSLA from the coding sequence ATGACGGCGCCCACGACCACCGCGCCGACCCCCGACGACGACCAGCCCGCCAGGCCGGACGCCGAACAGGACGCCAAAGCCGCCCTCACCGATCCCCGATCCCCCTCCTCCTCCCCCGACGACCCCTTCGACCAGGACGACCTCCCCACCCCCAAGGGCGCCACCGCCGCCCTGCTCCGGTCCCTTCTCGCCCCGATGAGGGGGCGCGTCGCCCTCACGGCCGTGCTTCTGCTGTTCCAGCAGGCGGCCGTCCAGGCGGGCCCGCTGCTCGTCGCATACGCCATCGACCGTGCCGTACCGGCCTTCCGCGACCACGACAACGGGCCGCTCGTCGCGGTCGGGGTCGGCTATCTGCTCTGCGCGCTGGCCTCGGGCGGGCTGCAGTACTGGTTCATCTCCGCCGCCGCCCGGGTCAGTCAGGACGCGCTGCTCGATCTGCGCGGGCGTATCTTCCGGCACGCGCAGGCGCTCAGCCTCGACTTCCATGAGCGCTACACCTCGGGCCGGCTGATCTCCCGTTCCACGGCGGACGTCGAGTCGCTGCGCGAGCTGCTGAACGACGGGCTCCAGGAACTCGTCACCATCGCGCTGTCCTTCGCCTACATCTCGGCCGTCCTGCTCTGGCTGGATCTGAGCCTCGGCGCGCTCGCCATCGCCTCCTTCGTGCCGCTGTACCTCCTCGTCCGGCTCTACCGGCGCCGGGCCGGCCGGGTGTACGCGCTTCGGTCCACCGCGATCGCCGCCGTCATCGTCAAGTTCGTCGAGACGATGAACGGCATCCGGCCGGTGCGCGCGTTCCGTCGCGAGGCCCCCAACGACGCGGAGTTCGAGGCTCTCAACCGGCATCACGAGCGGAAGAACGGCGACGCGATCCTGGAGATGGCCCGTTACGTCGTCGGCTCCCGGGTCGTCGCCAACACGGCTGTCGCGGCGCTGGTGTTGTGGGGTGCGCACCGGGTCGCGGACGGTTCGCTGGAGCTGGGTGTGCTGGCCGCCGCCGTGCTGTATCTGCGCCGGCTGTACGACCCGATCGACCGGCTCGGTATGTTCCTCAACTCCTACCAGTCGGCCACCGCCTCCCTGGAGAAGATCTCCGGGCTGCTCGCCCAGGCACCCTCGGTCCCGGAGCCGTCGGCTCCGCGGGAGCTTCCGGTACGTGAGTCCGAGCACCCGGGGCGCGAGGTCGTCTTCGACGGGGTCCGGTTCGCCTATCGCACCGGCGGCGAGGTGCTGCCCCGCTTCGACCTCACCCTCCCGGCCGGGCAGACCGTCGCGGTCGTCGGCTCGACCGGCGCCGGCAAGTCCACCCTGGCCAAGCTGCTCGCCCGCTTCTACGACCCCACCGAGGGACACGTCCTCCTCGACGGCGTCGATCTGCGCGACCTGTCGGGCAGAGACCTGCGGCGCGGGGTCGTGATGGTGACGCAGGAGGCCTTCCTGTTCTCCGGCAGCGTCGCCGACAACATCGCCATCGGCCGCCCGGACGCCGAGCGCGAGGAGATCGAGCGCGCGGCCAAGGCGATCGGCGCCCACGACTTCATCACCACCCTGCCCGACGGCTACGACACGGACGTACGCAAACGAGGTGGCCGTATCTCTGCGGGGCAGCGCCAACTGGTCGCGTTCGCACGGGCGTTGCTCGCCGATCCGGCGGTGCTGATCCTCGACGAGGCGACCAGTTCGCTCGACATCCCGGGTGAACGGGCCGTGCAGCGGGCGATGTCGACGGTACTGAAGGGGCGTACGGCCGTCGTGATCGCGCACCGGCTGTCGACCGTCGAGATCGCCGACCGGGTGCTGGTGATGGAGCACGGACGGGTCGTCGAGGACGGGGCCCCGGCCGAACTCATCGCCGGTACGGGCCGGTTCGCGGATCTGCACCGGGCCTGGCGGGACAGCCTGGCGTGA
- a CDS encoding ABC transporter ATP-binding protein, giving the protein MIDAYEDPGTPDSRGPARYLLWLVRQQWRRCAVGALLGSTWTTLMALSPYLLSRAVDDGLEPGDQAVLAGWAGAILAAGTFSAWLSIMRHRTMTRVRMDANFRTVKVVIGQAVRLGAALPRQVGAGEVVTIGVGDVQTIAQSLTFVGPGVGAIVSYSVVAGLLLSVSPTLAAVILLGVPVVAVLVGPLLGRLQGVESSYRERQGVLTARIGDLSGGLRVLNGLGGKGLFADAFRRDSRRLQEQGYRVGAVSSWIQALGVGLPTLFLALVTWLAARLAAQGSISVGELVSVYGYVAVLIMPVAFFIECGFQISRALVAARRVVRFLALDPDDDSSGGGGRGLDAPASPSALHDPDSGVRVVPGRLTALAGARPGDASAVVDRLGRFAPSAATWGSVRLDEIALAQVRARILVADNEADLFAGTLRELVSGRGEHGEEAIARAVRAAVADDIVLGLPDGLDSAIDAQGRNLSGGQRQRVRLVRALLADPEVLLAVEPTSALDAHTEAAVADRLRAERGERTDRTTVVASTSPLLLDRADTVYYLIDGKAAAVGSHQRLLAEEPGYRALVARDADEIDEEGRQDRQDLAGEEGLENIEESVR; this is encoded by the coding sequence ATGATCGACGCGTACGAGGATCCCGGCACGCCCGACTCCCGTGGCCCCGCCCGCTATCTGCTGTGGCTGGTGCGGCAGCAGTGGCGGCGGTGTGCGGTCGGGGCGCTGCTGGGCAGCACCTGGACGACGCTGATGGCACTGTCGCCGTATCTGCTGTCCCGGGCCGTCGATGACGGTCTCGAACCGGGTGACCAGGCCGTGCTGGCCGGCTGGGCGGGCGCGATCCTCGCCGCCGGGACGTTCAGTGCGTGGCTGAGTATCATGCGGCACCGCACGATGACCCGGGTCCGGATGGACGCCAACTTCCGTACGGTCAAGGTCGTGATCGGGCAGGCCGTGCGGCTGGGGGCCGCGCTGCCCCGGCAGGTCGGGGCCGGGGAGGTCGTGACGATCGGCGTCGGTGACGTGCAGACGATCGCCCAGTCGCTGACGTTCGTCGGGCCGGGTGTCGGCGCGATCGTCTCCTACAGCGTGGTCGCCGGACTGCTGCTGTCGGTGTCACCGACGCTCGCCGCCGTGATCCTGCTCGGCGTGCCCGTGGTCGCCGTCCTCGTCGGGCCGTTGCTCGGCCGGCTGCAGGGAGTGGAGTCGTCGTACCGGGAGCGTCAGGGCGTCCTGACCGCCCGGATCGGGGACCTCTCGGGCGGACTGCGCGTCCTCAACGGGCTCGGCGGCAAAGGGCTGTTCGCCGACGCCTTCCGGCGTGACTCGCGCCGCCTCCAGGAGCAGGGGTACCGGGTCGGGGCGGTGAGCAGCTGGATCCAGGCGCTCGGGGTCGGGCTGCCGACGCTGTTCCTGGCCCTGGTGACCTGGCTCGCGGCCCGGCTCGCCGCCCAAGGGTCGATCAGCGTGGGCGAGTTGGTGTCGGTGTACGGCTATGTCGCCGTGCTGATCATGCCGGTGGCGTTCTTCATCGAGTGCGGTTTCCAGATCAGCCGGGCCCTGGTGGCCGCCCGGCGGGTCGTACGGTTCCTGGCGCTCGACCCCGACGACGACAGCAGCGGCGGCGGTGGCCGGGGCTTGGACGCGCCCGCGTCGCCGTCCGCACTCCACGACCCCGACTCCGGCGTGAGAGTCGTACCGGGGCGGCTGACCGCGCTCGCCGGTGCCCGGCCCGGCGATGCCTCCGCCGTCGTCGACCGGCTCGGCCGGTTCGCGCCGTCGGCGGCGACCTGGGGCAGCGTACGGCTCGACGAGATCGCCCTCGCCCAGGTGCGCGCCCGCATCCTGGTCGCCGACAACGAGGCCGACCTGTTCGCCGGGACCCTGCGCGAACTGGTCTCCGGGCGCGGGGAGCACGGCGAGGAGGCCATCGCGCGGGCGGTGCGCGCGGCCGTCGCCGACGACATCGTCCTCGGGCTGCCGGACGGGCTGGACTCGGCGATCGACGCGCAGGGCCGCAACCTCTCCGGCGGGCAGCGGCAGCGCGTACGGCTGGTGCGGGCGCTGCTCGCCGACCCGGAGGTGCTGCTCGCCGTCGAGCCGACGTCGGCGCTGGACGCGCACACCGAGGCCGCCGTCGCGGACCGGCTGCGCGCCGAGCGCGGCGAGCGCACGGACCGTACGACCGTCGTGGCGTCCACATCGCCCCTGCTGCTGGACCGGGCGGACACCGTGTACTACCTCATCGACGGCAAGGCGGCGGCCGTCGGCAGCCACCAGCGCCTGCTCGCGGAGGAACCGGGATACCGGGCCCTGGTGGCACGCGACGCGGACGAGATCGACGAGGAAGGCCGGCAGGACCGGCAGGACCTGGCCGGCGAAGAGGGCCTGGAGAACATCGAGGAGTCCGTACGGTGA
- a CDS encoding response regulator transcription factor, whose product MTTEPSDAPITLLIADDHPVVRDGLRGMFESAPGFAVLGEASNGVEAVGLAVTLDPDVVLMDLRMPGGGGVDAIAELARRRSRAKVLVLTTYDTDSDTLPAIEAGATGYLLKDAPRDELFTAVRAAAQGRTVLSPAVASRLVSAVRTPGNEPLSAREREVLALVAKGTSNREIARVLFISEATVKTHLTHLYTKLGVKDRAAAVATGYERGILG is encoded by the coding sequence ATGACAACTGAGCCCTCCGATGCGCCCATCACCCTGCTGATCGCCGACGACCACCCCGTCGTACGGGACGGCCTGCGCGGCATGTTCGAGTCGGCGCCCGGGTTCGCGGTCCTCGGTGAGGCGTCGAACGGCGTAGAGGCGGTGGGACTGGCCGTCACCCTCGACCCGGACGTCGTCCTGATGGACCTGCGGATGCCGGGCGGCGGCGGAGTCGACGCGATCGCCGAACTGGCCCGCCGTCGATCCCGGGCGAAGGTCCTCGTCCTGACGACGTACGACACGGACTCCGACACCCTCCCCGCGATCGAGGCGGGCGCGACCGGCTACCTGCTGAAGGACGCCCCGAGGGACGAACTCTTCACGGCGGTACGGGCGGCGGCCCAGGGCCGCACGGTCCTCTCCCCGGCGGTGGCCTCCCGGCTGGTCTCCGCGGTCCGCACCCCGGGCAACGAGCCCCTCTCGGCCCGCGAACGCGAAGTCCTGGCCCTGGTCGCCAAGGGCACGTCGAACCGGGAGATCGCCCGCGTCCTGTTCATCAGCGAGGCCACGGTGAAGACCCATCTGACCCACCTGTACACCAAGTTGGGCGTGAAGGACCGGGCGGCGGCGGTGGCGACGGGGTACGAGCGGGGGATCCTCGGTTAA